In one window of Arachis ipaensis cultivar K30076 chromosome B06, Araip1.1, whole genome shotgun sequence DNA:
- the LOC107646773 gene encoding glycine-rich protein DOT1-like yields the protein MDGGTAVVCGGGRGLCGGCRFKGRRSRGQGVRVVLWWLVGGWLEVWEVAVVLGGSEWGGGSGGGIVEGGGEGRGKKGRRGSGSDEGGSAVWVMTVLGGDGGGVVVGGRR from the coding sequence ATGGATGGCGGCACAGCGGTGGTCTGTGGTGGGGGTAGGGGGCTGTGTGGTGGGTGTAGGTTTAAGGGAAGAAGGAGTAGAGGTCAGGGGGTTAGGGTTGTATTGTGGTGGCTGGTGGGTGGTTGGCTGGAGGTCTGGGAGGTGGCGGTGGTGCTGGGCGGCTCGGAATGGGGCGGCGGCAGTGGGGGTGGGATCGTGGAGGGAGGAGGAGAGGGGAGAGGGAAGAAGGGGAGAAGGGGGAGTGGCTCTGACGAGGGTGGTTCGGCGGTTTGGGTGATGACGGTTTTGGGCGGCGATGGTGGTGGTGTGGTGGTTGGGGGGAGAAGGTAG